The following are encoded together in the Penicillium digitatum chromosome 3, complete sequence genome:
- a CDS encoding Drug/metabolite transporter, translating to MSTSTPQSIPQSSTSPWIILAITSGAFAALNGVFAKLTTDEHTTAFAQSLAHLFGLDSSPVIEMLTRGACLGLNVLCNIIMWALFTRALTAGPSTVKVSITNTASNFLATAVFDFWIFRWASSIGFGFDGTM from the exons ATGTCCACCTCAACGCCCCAATCAATCCCTCAATCCTCCACATCCCCCTGGATCATCCTCGCGATAACGAGCGGCGCCTTCGCTGCGTTGAACGGTGTCTTCGCGAAATT AACCACGGACGAACACACGACGGCCTTCGCGCAATCACTCGCCCACCTCTTCGGTCTGGATTCGTCGCCTGTAATTGAGATGCTTACTCGGGGT GCCTGCCTCGGGCTAAACGTCCTCTGCAACATTATAATGTGGGCACTCTTTACACGCGCGCTAACAGCCGGTCCCTCGACGGTCAAAGTCTCCATCACGAATACGGCGTCAAACTTCTTGGCGACGGCGGTGTTTG ACTTTTGGATATTTCGATGGGCTTCCAGCATTGGGTTTGGCTTTGATGGTACTATGTAG
- a CDS encoding Monooxygenase, FAD-binding, whose amino-acid sequence MKIIIVGGGLGGLACAIACRREGIDVEIFERSPNVHEVGAGIQIPPNGGRIMRDFGLLSQILEHGSQVQQVDFRRYKDGRLLRSMPFGNDITEEFGVPWIIIHRMDYHRVLLDEAIRLGAVLQLGAEVEDIYTEQPAVLLADGRCMSADVVIGADGQMSTVRGAVLGSPRSPVPTGDMAYRATFSREQLEALGDKKVKELCQKIGVTSWLGPEKHTIFYPLRSGKEFNLVLMRPDNLPPNSRREQGDVYEMRDSYAGWDETLQKLVSCVPSVYKWKLTHLSELESWTKGSVALLGDACHPTLPYQAQGAAMAVEDGAVIGKLLGLLQTHLMDPRNSGSDPSISTRSTAQDLTAAVLALYQKCRKARTARNVQGAIMNRKLFHIADGLLQIIRDLLLGYAGVTRKSDWTWLSSFRQGQTLGLDVLEDCEKVFEEWRLAL is encoded by the exons ATGAAGATTATCATTGTCGGAGGAGGTCTAGGTGGCCTAGCCTGTGCAATTGCATGTCGCCGTGAAGGAATTGACGTGGAAATTTTCGAGCGATCCCCCAACGTTCACGAAGTCGGAGCAGGCATCCAAATCCCACCAAATGGCGGTAGGATAATGCGCGACTTTGGCCTTCTTTCCCAAATTCTCGAGCATGGAAGTCAagtgcagcaagtagactTTCGAAGGTACAAGGATGGTCGTCTTCTGCGATCAATGCCATTTGGGAATGATATCACGGAGGAATTCGGTGTGCCGTGGAT AATTATTCATCGGATGGACTATCATCGCGTTCTTCTTGATGAAGCAATCCGACTTGGTGCGGTCCTTCAACTCGGGGCAGAAGTAGAGGATATTTACACCGAGCAGCCTGCTGTTCTTCTCGCTGATGGGAGATGTATGTCGGCAGATGTTGTAATTGGTGCTGACG GTCAAATGTCTACGGTCCGAGGGGCTGTTCTTGGATCTCCTCGTTCTCCGGTGCCAACAGGCGACATGGCCTATCGGGCAACATTTTCCCGAGAGCAACTGGAGGCTTTGGGTGATAAAAAAGTAAAAGAACTGTGTCAGAAAATTGGGGTCACAAGCTGGCTGGGACCCGAAAAACACACCATTTTCTACCCCCTCCGTAGTGGAAAGGAGTTCAATCTTGTGCTCATGCGGCCGGATAACCTACCACCAAACTCTCGAAGAGAGCAGGGTGATGTTTATGAGATGCGAGATAGCTATGCCGGCTGGGATGAAAC ATTACAAAAGCTAGTCTCTTGTGTGCCATCGGTATATAAATGGAAACTAACACATCTCTCCGAGCTGGAATCTTGGACCAAG GGATCTGTTGCTTTACTCGGTGATGCTTGCCACCCCACTCTGCCATATCAGGCACAAGGAGCTGCGATGGCCGTTGAAGACGGAGCAGTCATTGGCAAGCTTCTTGGCCTATTGCAGACCCATTTAATGGACCCTAGAAACTCTGGAAGCGACCCCTCGATATCAACGCGATCCACAGCTCAAGATCTCACGGCCGCTGTGCTAGCACTCTACCAAAAATGCCGGAAAGCACGTACAGCCCGAAATGTTCAAGGAGCAATCATGAATCGAAAGCTTTTCCACATCGCGGATGGGCTTCTGCAAATAATTCGGGATTTACTGTTGGGATATGCAGGAGTCACCCGGAAGAGCGATTGGACTTGGCTGTCTTCATTCCGACAGGGACAAACTCTTGGTCTAGATGTGCTGGAAGACTGTGAAAAGGTCTTTGAAGAGTGGAGATTGGCACTTTGA
- a CDS encoding FAD/NAD(P)-binding domain-containing protein, whose protein sequence is MQLFSWPRSHLLEIGDQTWCPSWLHQHEQLVLTQLWNLQVPGWSHGSLAKQACAVFQEHLKDLSSYKVLDICAGAGGPTPVLESELNKELESEGKSAVQFVLSDLYPHIEEWERISKKQQNVTYIESPVDARAVPRFAASSKKECRVFNICFHHFGDEDAAGILKSAIETADAFIIFEITSRDLWTCLCSPLVFFWTFFVTLVWYWESPIHLLFTFILPVAPLTIFVDGLISCLRTRTAKETWQLLDQPDLDLSNWTFHSGQKTVQFPFITLYYHVGIKL, encoded by the exons ATGCAGCTATTCTCTTGGCCTCGATCACACCTTTTAGAGATCGGGGATCAAACCTGGTGCCCATCGTGGCTTCACCAGCACGAACAACTGGTTCTCACCCAGCTGTGGAATCTTCAAGTGCCCGGGTGGAGCCATGGAAGCCTCGCCAAACAGGCATGTGCAGTGTTTCAAGAGCATTTGAAAGATCTTTCCTCCTACAAAGTTCTGGATATCTGTGCTGGTGCCGGTGGACCTACGCCAGTCCTCGAATCAGAGCTCAACAAAGAACTTGAATCCGAGGGCAAGAGCGCTGTTCAGTTTGTTTTGAGCGATCTTTACCCCCATATTGAAGAGTGGGAGCGAATCTCGAAGAAGCAGCAGAACGTCACGTATATTGAGAGCCCGGTGGATGCTCGAGCGGTTCCTCGATTTGCAGCAAGTTCGAAAAAGGAGTGTCGGGTCTTCAATATTTGTTTCCACCACTTCGGAGATGAAGATGCAGCGGGAATTCTGAAGAGTGCAATTGAGACCGCTGACGCGTTTAT CATATTCGAAATCACATCACGCGATCTTTGGACTTGTCTATGCTCGCCTCTAGTCTTCTTCTGGACTTTCTTTGTAACCCTTGTTTGGTACTGGGAGTCGCCGATCCATCTCCTTTTCACCTTCATTCTACCTGTGGCTCCTCTGACTATCTTTGTTGATGGGCTTATCTCCTGTCTCCGAACCCGCACTGCAAAAGAAACCTGGCAACTGCTGGACCAGCCAGATCTTGACCTTTCCAACTGGACATTTCACAGTGGGCAAAAGACCGTTCAATTTCCTTTCATCACTTTGTATTATCATGTTGGCATCAAATTATAA
- a CDS encoding Glycogen branching enzyme GbeA, putative, with product MSSTIDSSKIPTDGTGVIQLDPWLEPHRDVLKHRYQVVEDWAKTINETEGGLDKFSKGYETFGLHAQPNGEIKYQEWAPNAQEASLVGEFNNWDVNANPMTKNSFGIWNTTVPAKDGAAAIPHDSKIKITMVLPSGERIYRIPAWIKRVVQDLNVSPAYDAVFWNPPAEEVYKFQHARPKKPESLRIYEAHVGISSPETRVATYKEFTKNMLPRIKYLGYNAIQLMAIMEHAYYASFGYQVNNFFAASSRYGSPEDLKELVDTAHSMGLVVLLDVVHSHASKNVIDGLNEFDGTDHLYFHGGAKGRHELWDSRLFNYGSHEVLRFLLSNLRFWMEEYQFDGYRFDGVTSMLYTHHGIGTGFSGGYHEYFGPSVDEEGVTYLTLANEMLHEIYPDCITVAEDVSGMPALCLPHKLGGAGFDYRLAMAVPDMWIKLLKESTDDEWDMANISFTLTNRRHGEKTIAYAESHDQALVGDKTLMMWLCDKEMYTHMSTLTEFTPVIERGMALHKMIRLVTHALGGEGYLNFEGNEFGHPEWLDFPRAGNDNSFWYARRQLNLTEDPLLRYNFLNEFDRGMQLAEQKYGWLSSPQAYVSLKNESDKVLVFERAGLLWIFNFNSTKSFTDYRVGVDVPGTYRLVLDTDEKVFGGLGRNVKDTRFFTTDLGWNGRANFVQVYIPTRTALVLALEETL from the exons ATGTCTTCTACCATTGACAGCTCAAAAATTCCCACCGATGGCACAG GTGTTATCCAGCTAGATCCTTGGTTGGAACCCCATCGCGATGTCTTGAAGCACAGATACCAGGTAGTCGAGGACTGGGCCAAGACCATCAATGAAACAGAGGGTGGCTTGGATAAGTTCAGCAAG GGCTACGAAACCTTCGGACTGCATGCACAACCCAATGGAGAGATCAAATACCAAGAATGGGCACCAAACGCACAGGAGGCTTCTCTGGTCGGCGAATTTA ATAACTGGGACGTCAATGCCAACCCCATGACGAAGAACAGCTTCGGCATCTGGAATACAACCGTACCGGCGAAAGACGGGGCGGCCGCTATTCCCCACGACAGCAAGATCAAG ATCACAATGGTGCTCCCCAGCGGCGAACGCATCTACCGAATCCCCGCTTGGATTAAGCGTGTGGTTCAGGATCTGAACGTATCACCTGCATACGATGCCGTTTTCTGGAatccgcccgcagaagaggTGTACAAGTTCCAGCACGCGCGGCCCAAGAAGCCCGAGAGCCTGCGCATCTACGAGGCGCACGTCGGCATCTCGTCGCCGGAGACTAGAGTTGCTACATACAAGGAGTTTACGAAGAACATGTTGCCCCGTATCAAGTATCTGGGATACAATGCAATTCAGTTAATGGCCATCATGGAGCATGCGTACTATGCTAGCTTCGGGTACCAAGTGAACAACTTCTTCGCAGCGAGCAGTCGCTATGGGTCTCCAGAGGATCTGAAAGAGCTTGTTGATACTGCCCACAGCATGGGGCTGGTTGTGCTGCTAGATGTGGTTCACAGCCATGCCTCCAAGAACGTCATTGATGGACTCAATGAGTTCGATGGAACGGATCACCTCTACTTCCATGGCGGCGCGAAGGGCCGTCATGAGCTGTGGGACAGCCGTCTGTTCAATTATGGCAGCCACGAGGTGCTGCGTTTCCTCTTGAGCAATCTGCGCTTCTGGATGGAAGAGTATCAGTTTGATGGATACCGCTTCGATGGTGTGACCAGCATGCTCTACACGCACCATGGTATCGGAAC TGGCTTCTCCGGTGGGTACCACGAGTACTTTGGACCATCCGTCGATGAGGAGGGCGTCACATACCTCACTCTTGCGAACGAGATGTTGCACGAAATTTACCCAGACTGCATCACAGTCGCAGAGGATGTCTCCGGCATGCCCGCACTCTGTCTACCCCACAAACTAGGCGGTGCCGGCTTCGACTACCGTCTCGCGATGGCCGTCCCAGACATGTGGATCAAGCTCCTGAAGGAAAGCACAGATGACGAGTGGGACATGGCCAACATTTCCTTCACGCTCACTAACCGGCGCCACGGCGAGAAGACCATTGCCTACGCCGAGAGCCATGACCAAGC CCTTGTCGGCGACAAGACCCTCATGATGTGGCTCTGCGACAAAGAGATGTACACACACATGTCTACGCTGACCGAATTCACCCCTGTAATTGAACGCGGCATGGCTCTACACAAAATGATCCGCCTCGTAACACACGCCCTCGGCGGCGAGGGGTACCTAAACTTCGAAGGCAACGAATTTGGGCACCCAGAATGGCTCGATTTCCCACGCGCAGGGAACGACAACTCTTTCTGGTACGCTCGTCGCCAGCTAAACCTAACCGAAGACCCGCTTCTACGGTACAATTTTCTGAACGAGTTCGACCGCGGGATGCAGCTAGCCGAGCAGAAGTACGGATGGCTTTCTTCGCCGCAGGCGTATGTCAGTTTGAAGAATGAGAGTGACAAGGTACTTGTCTTTGAGCGGGCTGGGTTGCTTTggatcttcaatttcaattccACGAAGAGTTTTACGGATTACCGTGTTGGGGTTGATGTTCCTGGTACGTATCGTCTTGTGCTTGATACGGACGAGAAGGTGTTTGGTGGGCTTGGGAGGAATGTGAAAGACACGCGCTTCTTTACTACCGATCTGGGGTGGAATGGGCGGGCGAATTTCGTGCAGGTTTATATTCCTACGCGGACTGCTTTG GTGCTGGCGCTGGAGGAGACTCTGTAA